A section of the Chryseobacterium ginsenosidimutans genome encodes:
- a CDS encoding DUF4919 domain-containing protein: MKYHFFLLLLLVSVFGFSQKSKIDFKAIQKDLKNDKSPYNYEKLIFKYKGYPKSLDTIESQHLYYGRNFRKDVVSTIDDDFKSLAEAFKTENFDECIKQGKILYEKDPTNMDVLLILLKAYDVKQDADNVIHHLGQFRALTGAIRASGDGKSEKSPYLVNSVGDEYILLNILNLGQDYTRGSKSMRDGILDIWEKENNKVYIKVLYIDY, from the coding sequence ATGAAATATCACTTTTTCCTGTTATTGCTTTTGGTTTCGGTTTTTGGCTTTAGTCAGAAATCAAAAATTGATTTTAAAGCGATTCAGAAAGATCTTAAAAATGACAAATCTCCTTACAATTACGAGAAACTGATTTTTAAGTATAAAGGTTACCCGAAATCTTTGGATACAATAGAAAGCCAACATCTTTACTATGGAAGAAATTTCAGGAAAGATGTTGTTTCTACAATTGATGATGATTTTAAAAGTCTTGCGGAAGCTTTTAAAACTGAAAATTTTGATGAATGCATAAAACAGGGCAAGATTTTATACGAGAAAGATCCTACAAATATGGATGTTCTTTTGATTTTGCTTAAAGCTTATGACGTAAAACAGGATGCCGATAACGTAATCCATCATCTCGGTCAGTTCAGAGCTTTGACAGGTGCAATCCGGGCTTCCGGTGACGGAAAATCTGAAAAATCACCTTACCTCGTAAATTCTGTAGGGGACGAATATATTTTATTAAATATTCTGAATCTCGGACAGGATTATACAAGAGGATCAAAGTCTATGAGAGACGGAATTCTTGACATTTGGGAAAAAGAAAACAACAAAGTTTATATCAAAGTACTTTATATCGATTATTAA
- the hflX gene encoding GTPase HflX yields MLEKKEHNYEKAILVGVVTQHQDEDKLQEYMDELEFLAFTAGATVDRRFTQKLTQPDSKTFIGSGKAQEIKEYVKENEIGTVIFDDELSPSQLKNLEKEIEVKILDRTNLILDIFAQRAQTSYARTQVELAQYQYLLPRLTRMWTHLERQKGGIGMRGPGETEIETDRRIIRDRISLLKDKLKTIDKQMATQRNNRGKVVRAALVGYTNVGKSTLMNALSKSDVFAENKLFATLDTTVRKVVIGNLPFLLTDTVGFIRKLPTQLVESFKSTLDEVREADLLIHVVDISHESFEDHIDSVNQILMEINAHQKPMIMVFNKIDDFSYEKKDEDDLTPSTNKNISLEEWTKTWMAKSKYPTVFISALTKENFPEMKKMIYDEVMKIHISRFPYNDFLFEYFDNDEEEENNDQD; encoded by the coding sequence ATGCTAGAAAAGAAAGAACATAATTACGAAAAGGCAATTTTGGTAGGTGTTGTGACGCAACATCAGGATGAAGACAAGCTTCAGGAATATATGGATGAGCTTGAGTTTTTGGCCTTTACAGCAGGAGCTACAGTAGACAGACGTTTTACTCAGAAATTAACACAACCGGACTCCAAAACATTTATCGGAAGCGGAAAAGCTCAGGAAATAAAAGAATACGTAAAAGAAAACGAAATAGGAACCGTTATTTTTGATGACGAGTTATCCCCTTCTCAACTTAAAAATCTGGAAAAAGAAATCGAAGTTAAAATTCTCGACAGAACCAATCTTATCCTTGATATTTTTGCACAGAGAGCACAGACTTCTTATGCAAGAACTCAGGTGGAATTGGCTCAATATCAATACCTTCTTCCTCGACTTACAAGAATGTGGACTCACCTTGAGCGCCAGAAAGGGGGAATTGGGATGAGAGGTCCCGGTGAAACAGAGATCGAAACCGACAGACGTATCATTCGTGACAGAATTTCACTATTGAAAGATAAACTGAAAACGATCGACAAGCAGATGGCAACACAACGAAACAATCGTGGAAAAGTTGTACGTGCTGCTTTAGTAGGATATACCAATGTTGGAAAATCTACGTTGATGAATGCACTTTCAAAATCAGATGTTTTTGCTGAAAATAAATTATTTGCAACGCTTGATACGACTGTAAGAAAAGTTGTCATCGGAAATCTTCCGTTTTTATTGACGGATACGGTAGGTTTCATAAGAAAACTCCCTACTCAGCTTGTAGAATCATTCAAATCTACGTTGGATGAGGTTCGTGAAGCGGATCTTTTGATTCACGTGGTGGATATTTCTCATGAAAGTTTTGAAGATCATATTGATTCTGTAAATCAGATTTTAATGGAGATCAATGCACATCAAAAGCCGATGATCATGGTGTTCAATAAAATCGATGATTTCAGCTACGAGAAAAAAGACGAAGATGATTTAACTCCATCAACGAATAAAAATATTTCTCTGGAAGAATGGACGAAAACATGGATGGCAAAATCTAAATATCCGACAGTATTTATTTCAGCTTTAACGAAAGAAAACTTCCCGGAAATGAAAAAAATGATCTACGATGAGGTCATGAAAATCCATATCTCAAGGTTTCCTTACAACGATTTCCTTTTCGAATATTTCGACAACGACGAGGAAGAAGAAAACAACGACCAAGATTAA